Proteins encoded within one genomic window of Misgurnus anguillicaudatus chromosome 18, ASM2758022v2, whole genome shotgun sequence:
- the hadhb gene encoding trifunctional enzyme subunit beta, mitochondrial, with protein MMASMLMNSLRSGPVTSLQAARFAARSLSSSAHLQAQAKSKKTLAKPGVKNIVLVEGVRTPFLLSGTTYSDLMPHDLARAALQGLLNKTSLPKDAVDYIVYGTVIQEVKTSNVAREAALGAGFSDRIPAHTVTMACISSNQAMTTAVGLIASGQCDAVVAGGVEFMSDVPIRHSRKMRKTMLSLNKAKTLGARLSLLGSIRLGHLAPELPAVAEFSTAETMGHSADRLAAAFGVTRVEQDEFALRSHTLAKKAQDAGLLNDVISFKVPGKDIVSKDNGIRPSSMEQMGKLKPAFIKPHGTVTAANSSFLTDGASAVLIMSEEKALAMGYKPKAYLRDFVYVSQDPKDQLLLGPTYSTPKVLERSGLTMNDIDVFEFHEAFAGQIMANLKAMDSDYFAQTYMGKKAKVGAPPMEKFNTWGGSLSLGHPFGATGCRLVTTVAHRLQKEGGQYGVVAACAAGGQGHAMVIEAYPQ; from the exons ATGATGGCATCGATGTTGATGAATTCTCTGAGGAGCGGTCCGGTGACATCTTTGCAGGCCGCTCGATTCG CTGCTCGTTCTCTCAGCTCGTCTGCCCATCTGCAAGCTCAAG CAAAGAGCAAGAAAACTCTTGCCAAACCAGGAGTGAAGAACATTGTTCTGGTGGAAGGTGTTCGAACCCCCTTCCTCCTGTCTGGCACTAC ATATTCTGATCTGATGCCCCATGATCTGGCAAGAGCTGCATTACA GGGTCTTCTGAACAAAACTAGCCTCCCTAAAGATGCCGTTGATTATATCGTCTATGGAACTGTGATTCAGGAAGTGAAGACCAGTAATGTGGCCAGAGAG GCGGCACTTGGTGCTGGATTTTCAGATAGGATTCCTGCTCACACAGTGACGATGGCGTGTATTTCTTCCAATCAAGCAATGACgacag CTGTCGGTTTGATCGCTTCTGGGCAGTGTGATGCTGTGGTCGCTGGTGGGGTTGAGTTCATGTCAGACGTTCCGATTCGCCACAGTCGTAAGATGAGGAAGACGATGTTGTCACTTAACAAGGCGAAGACACTCGGTGCTCGACTATCTCTGCTGGGCTCCATCCGACTCGGTCACCTTGCACCTGAG cTGCCGGCTGTAGCCGAATTCTCCACAGCAGAGACGATGGGTCACTCCGCCGACCGCCTGGCGGCTGCGTTTGGTGTCACCCGTGTGGAGCAAGACGAGTTCGCTTTGAGATCGCACACTCTCGCTAAGAAAGCTCAGGATGCTGGACTGCTCAATGATGTCATCAGCTTCAAAGTGCCAG GGAAGGATATAGTGTCGAAAGACAACGGGATCCGTCCCTCCTCCATGGAGCAGATGGGCAAACTGAAGCCCGCCTTTATTAAGCCTCACGGCACTGTGACAGCCGCCAACTCCTCCTTCTTG ACTGATGGTGCGTCTGCAGTTTTGATCATGTCAGAAGAGAAAGCTTTGGCTATGGGTTACAAGCCTAAAGCGTATCTCAG AGATTTTGTGTATGTGTCTCAAGACCCAAAAGACCAGC TGCTTCTTGGGCCGACCTACAGCACTCCAAAGGTCCTGGAGAGGAGCGGTCTGACCATGAACGACATTGACGTGTTTGAATTCCATGAAGCTTTTGCT GGTCAGATCATGGCAAATCTAAAGGCGATGGACTCTGACTATTTTGCACAAACATACATGGGCAAGAAAGCTAAG GTTGGTGCCCCTCCAATGGAGAAATTTAACACATGGGGGGGCTCTCTGTCACTCGGCCATCCCTTTGGTGCCACAGGCTGTAGACTGGTGACCACTGTAGCTCACCGACTGCAGAAGGAAGGAGGACAGTACGGCGTGGTGGCAGCTTGTGCTGCTGGAGGACAG GGTCATGCTATGGTGATTGAAGCATACCCACAATAA